cagctctccagtttagaagctctTAACCGGTCTATGACAATGGAAGTTCCTTATCTAAGCATGCCATCTAAGCTCCAGTGTTTTCCTTATCAAAGcacctcctccagtgccccctgtaggacattcttcatagGCTATTGAGACCTGCACACCTAACTCTTGCATAATCCAACCAACACAGGGGGAATAGCTCTTACAACTGGACGGAGTAATTGCCTTGTTTATTCCCTGAAACAGAATGTGGAACGCTGGTGTGGATCGGTGAACCCGTGACCCTCCGGAAGGCAGAGTCCATCGCCGGAAAGTATGGCGTGTGGATGAAGGATCCAGAGCCCGTGACTCCGTACACGCATGAAACAACATGGAGAGTGGACACCGTTGGCACAGATATCCGCCAAGTCTTTGAGTACGAGAATACAGACCAATTTACAAAGGGCTACCCTTCCAAAGTTCATGTGTTACCTCGATCCATGGAAAGCACCGGAGCTGTTGTTTATCGGGGTTGTCTCTATTTCCAGCGGCGCAAGTCCCGAATACTGGCTAAGTACAACCTGAAGACGGAAGTCATCGAGGTTCAAAAGGAGCTGCTCCTTGCTGGCTACCACGGACAGTTCCCCTACTCGTGGGGTGGATACACAGACATCGACTTGGCCATTGATGAGAGAGGGCTGTGGGCAGCTTACAGCACGCCGGAGGCCAGGGGGGCTATTGTGCTTTCTAAATTGGAACCCGAGACCCTTGAGATTGAACAGACCTGGGAGACCAACATACGCAAGCAGTCGGTGGCCAACTCCTTCATGATTTGCGGCTCCCTGTACACCATCAGCAGCTACTCGGCGCCCGAGGCCAGTGTGAATTTTGTGTACCACACCAGCACTGGCACCAGTTCACCGCTGAACATCCGCTTTGAGAACCGCTACAGATACAGCAGCATGGTGGACTACAACGCAGCAGAGAGGAAGCTCTTAGCTTGGGACAACTTCAACATGGTAGCCTATGATGTCAAACTTTCCAAGATGTGAAGATCTTGGAGAGGCTTGGTGAGATGAGATGATGAGATCAGCAAGGCTGCCAACAATCCATATTACCACTAGGTAATATGGTGTCAGCCACCAGGAAACTGTCTTTTGCAAATCATGCACAAGACTTGTGCAAAAGCAGCATGGTAGCACTAGGGCTTGTGTAGGAGACCTTCCATAAGACACGTCTCTGAAGCTCTCACTTCatggctttttttcttttgacatccAATGGTACCTGCTGCAACATGGCTAGGGTTGTGTTTGCACATCAGTGTCTTTGCTAGCTAGGCGTTTTAGGAATGAAGCACAAAGCAATGCATCTACCCCTTTGGTAGAGCTTTCACTTTCTCCTCTATGATCTTCTGCTGGGCTCAGACTTTAAATCCTTTGTTCCCAGGATTCCAAGCAGGAATGGTCCATTAGTGACTAGCCTGGGGGTATTAAAGAGGAAAGCAAGAGTAATGTTCCAGATAAATTTTGTTTATCTGCATTTTAATTATATGAAAGCTCACCGCAAGCAACATTCTCTGTTCCATTCACTGAAAAATGTTGCATTTGATCTATATTAAAGTGCACAAGAATCATCACAGATCCAAAATGCATGCTGCAAATGGCAGCCATGACTGAAACAGCTCCTTGGGTCCTTCTGCATTGCAAAGGGCCTTGGCAGAGGGTCAGTTTCCTaaggggagagggtgggaatgTGGGTGTTAGCTTATTTCCCCTTTCCAGTGTCTGGACCTCTGTTTGCAAGTTAGAGACCCAAACACTGATGGTGGGAAGTGCAGACGGAAGGAAGTGACAGGGATAGAGGGAAGCTACAACCAAACCTAGGCACATtgtaagtgggtgagcagaagggattgtgccagtgcttggctcttgtggcgctttcttgcatgcccaggggaatgctgatcgccactttgggatcagaaggtgaatttcctccagactggctatggattctgggatttttgggggggggcatcatctgggcatggaattggggtccctgtgagtggacaagtagttgtgaattttctgcattctgcagggggttggactagatgaccctggaggtaccttctaactctacaattctatgattctcggcATCAGAATTATGAAGAACTGAAGGGAGCTttgcaaaaagaaaggggggggaattGCACCTTAGTTACATGCGATTCCGCTGTCCATTATAATCTCCCCCACCAGTTTCAGCTCCATACTTAACACACTAATTGCTTCCCTAGTGTGTATTCTATACtaacccccctcacacacacaatcGAGGTTCTGTGCCAAGAAAAAAATTAGTTGTTTCAAATAAGCCAGTGTGCATCGTTTCTTTGATATACTCCTGAgattatttttctcttctgccaggggattctcaggtcccaaggggaggctggcatccccaagttaAATTTAGGATTTTTGTAGGTATTGCTCACATACCTTCCAGTGTCATTCTACAACCACAAGAACTAGAATGTTACTTTCaagatcagaagcagcagaacaaagtcagtgtccggtggcacctttaagaccaaccaagttttactcaaggtgtaaACTTTCACGTATCTGGCAAGTATGTTCATCATGCTGTGCACTAATCCATGACCCAATTTGCCAGTGtagcaaacaaaacaaagtatGAAGAAAGATCATTTTAGGACAGACTTGGGAAAACCAGGAGTTAACCTATTTATCGTATGCTGCCTTCATAAGAGTCAGaaacatgtagagcaggggtagtcaaactgcggccctccagatgtccatggactacaattcccagaagcccctgccagcgaatgctggcaggggctcctgggaattgtagtccatggacatctggagggctgcagtttgactacccctgatgtagagacaGAGAATCAGATTAGGAATGGATTTTCATGTCCTTGAAGCCCTCAATGGTGATATATTTATAAAAGCGCTTGGCTGTTTCTTGCAAGGTGGTGTCCTGTTGCCTGAACTGGATTAGTGTGGTCCAGCTTGGGACAAACACATATCCAGACTGCAGAGTCCATTTCTAAGACTGCAATAAACTCCTCCATTTGTGAACGAGAGGAAACTTTGGGCAGATGCTGCTTCCGTATTGCTAAGGACCTTCCTGGAATCTAGAAACGTGGTTTTGCTCAGtcaaaaatgaaacagaaagggAACAGTGTTGATCGGTGATATAATCACCATTTTTAATATAGCTTttagatgtgagtgtcctgcatagtacagggggttggactagatggcccatgaggtcccttccaactctatgattctgtgattctatggtttaAGCTCCTTATCGATATATGAAAATTCCACATAGCCTCAGGATTGCCATCTCAATTATAGATATGTTTCACAGGCACATGAAAGGAGATATCAGAGGATATGAACATGAAGCAAATATAGTTTACCGAGAAAAATTAAATATCAGTATTCCTGGTTAACATTCCACTCTGGTTGCACTTTTttggaaagagagacagaagcgtgactttaccattttatttattgaggACATTGGCACCCGCACACTAATAAACACAGGAAAGGATCCCAAGAAGGATTTCTGAGGACCAAAGAGGTGTGTATGCAATTTTCACTGATTTCATCGAATTCactgccctcaggctcccccttCCACATTCTTGGAGACCTGCTTTCTgataggagcagcatttcaggggatatttggggatgcagtgagaggcaggaggcagggaaGTATAACTGCATGGACAAAAGTTCCATCTTCAGAAATCTTTAGTAGATCCAGTttggtggacttctaatctggcgtgccaggtttgattctgcactcccccacatgcagccagctgggtgaccttgggctcgccacagcactgataaggctgttctgaccgggcagtaatatcagggctctctcagcctcacccacctcccagggtgtctgttgtggggagaggaaagggaaggcaattgtaagccgccttgagactccctAGGGTAGAGAagcaactctttcttcttcttcttcttcttcttcttcttcttcttcttcttcttcttcttcttcttcttcttcttcttcttcttcttctactactactactactactactactactactactactactactactactactactactactactactactactttgtcACCAGGGTGGGTTTGGGGTTGAGACAGCACAGATACtgaacttaaaaacaaacaaacaaacacagctcATGAGGGGCTTTTTCAGAGAACACGGATCCAAGGAAGCATTGTTATgtgccccccctccttcccacatTTAACAGAACAATTACGAagaacaaggtgtctgttgtggggagaggaaggcaacaagattgtaagctgctttggggagtgaaaagcagggtataaaaaccaacccttcttctaagGGTCCAAGGCTGATGGTTCCCGGTCGCAGGAAGAGCCCCAgttgaacatggaatcacagcgccccccagaggacctgaggaggaggagcagacagACAGAATCtcccagccagcttgggtgaTCCCGTCTTCTCACTGTTGTGTTCCTTTTCACTGGAGCCATTGGGATTCATTAAGTGGGTTTTGCAGCAATTTTTTTACAAAACCCCTAATCTATTATACATTTACTTTAAATTGTAGCAAAGGTGGGTAGAGTGGGTGGAGTAGGGTCAATATTCCTTTACCAATTTAATAACAGGAAGAAATTAAAGAGGTGTCGCTTCTCCAACTACTTCCAGGTTTGGAAAGGCTGCCCCTGGCAAATTGCTGTCCTGCTATTTATTTGTTCAAGATACAGaccctctgagggggaaaggcaagGACTCCATTAAAAGCTCAGGGTCCCAGAACAGACTCTAGATTATGCTGGGCtcaagatagggttgccaactctgagctgagaaattcctggagttttgggggtggagaagggcaaggtttggggaggggagagagctcaATAGGGCTCACAgagtccaccccaccccacacacatttctgtcatttggagcaggggtagtcagcctgtggtcctccagatgtccatggactacaattcccatgagcccctgccagcatttgctggcaggggcgcatgggaattgtagtccatggacacctggaggaccacaggttgactacccctgatctagagatcagttataattccgggAAAAGTTTCacaggagcttggcaaccctagcttgagAGGGTTTGCCAGCTGCTTCTTTGCCTCTCCGTGAGTTAGTAGGAACAGCCAACCTCTATCCTTTCGAGAGACATGCGAAGCCTAGATCTCATATCTCTAGCAGGACAAGCCTGACCGGAGCATTAGCACCTgttcttcttctgaattaattaatTCAGCATCTCTTGAGGAAAAACTGGGGTCTTCAGACACAGGTGTGACATCATCAAAGACCAAGCCAATCATTGTGAAGCACTGTTGACAAAAGTCTCCCTTAATGCATCAAGATGGGTAACCTGCTCTCACTCTCcatcccagcctttttcaaccttttgatcacagaggtacagctgaaatattttccagactttgaggtaccaggaaatgatgtcagttggccacacctccctgccacaccccctggaagtgagaggagccttgggcaacaaatgttttaatggccagggcccctccccttcccaccccttccaggcccatcattggctatttttggaggaggcaggtcaacctgcccaaataagggtataatttttttaacattaaaaccctttttctttcacagtATGGGGGAGCTCTCCCCTgttgccattttgaaaactcccCCCATGCCAGAGAACCATTGAAGGGCCTTCGTGGTACCATAACTGGGAAACCCTGCTCTATACATACACAGACACTCTCTGGCTTCCACCAacaccatccccaaatatcccccTGAGTATTTCAGCCTAACACCTGTCCACCCGAAGGGATTGATTAACCTGGCAACTCCTATgtgaaccctggggggggggggggtcttgggacACAAGTGTGACATCATCAGCGGCCTAGCCAATCATCATGAAGCCCCGATGGCAAAATCCTACCTAATAGACCAAGGTGGGTATCCATCCCGCTGCCTCCTGCTGGGCAGCATCTCTGCTGAAGTTAATGGCACTGAAGAAAAACACTACAGGGATGTAACAAAAGAGATCTAGGGGGCATCTAGGATTCAACAAAGGCCCCAGAATCTTCTCGATCTTGTGGAACAAAACCCTCAAGTCACAGCCTGGAATGCCAAGAAGCAGCTGAGAAAGTCAAGCATTTCATCTGGGGCACAGTATTGACCCCATGGTAAGTTATTTCCTAATAAGCTTGTTATTGGTGCTCTTTTGTCTCTGGGACCGCCTTTTccactatgccccccaaagatcTTTAAGATAATTGGACTAAAATCTGCTGAGAATCCCTGGcacaaaggaggtgaaattggctttgaccagggcttttttggccttggccctggtctggtggaacattctgccaaaagagaacagggccctgcagttccacggggcctgcaagacagagctattccaccaggcctgtggtcaAGGCCCCGATGAACCATCAAGAAATGCTGGCTTCCCTGCTCAAACAGAGGAAAGATCTgcctgtggacccccccccccacgcctaaACTAGTTGAGTGCTCctgaaatataaaatgttttaactggttATATTGATTATGTATATTctgaatatgagcctcttgtggcgcagagtggtaaggcagcagaaatgctgtctgaagctgtctgtccatgaggctgggagtttaatcccagcagctggctcaaggttgactcagccttccatccttccgaggtcggtaaaatgagtacccagcttgctggggggtaaatggtaacgactggggaaggcactggcaaaccaccccgtattgagtctgccatgaaaacgctggagggcatcaccccaagggtcagacatgacctggtgcttgcacaggagatacctttaccttatattttgAATTATTGCCTATTTTATATTGCCCTGAGCTTCCAGAACAGGTGGGCAACAAAAATAAAGTTTCATTTATGTTTAATATAAGTTTTAAATCAAACTGCGAATTTTTAGAGGAAATATATACGTGCAACATCTGTTCgtcccccaaacaccccctccatgacctgatcCGTGCTGACCTCTCATGGGTTCATGTTAGTTGAGAATTGTTGTCACACTGTGTGAATCTGTTATAGTACtttgttataatttgttatgttcaactttggaaccactgttatattACTGTCAATAGATTTCTATGTCTAttcatgacgttttatgtaaacaaccctgagccttatgggaaggcagtatagaaattaaataaatgaaatggcttcctctccaagaaaaaaaattaactcgCATGATTTTAGTATGTCAAAATTGATCCAAACACACCATTAGCAAAACCTAACTTTTGTCCTTGGGCATAACAGGTAGCGTGAACTCCTTCCAGTTGAATGACAtccatttttccccccactggTCAGGCATCGATGGAGAAAGATGTGCCTTTCAGAAGCACTGAGGAATGGATGTGAGATGCTTGTGCACGCCTCCTCTAAGACCTTTCTCAAACACCTCTTCTGCTTTCCGCAGCGGGATCAGCGACTTAGCCTCTCCTGAACCTTCTGTTCTTTGCCAGCGGTGCAGATGCTCTTGTCATGCTCCGGAATGTCGTCAAGGACCATCGAATCATTGGAACCAGAACCGCACGTGGCCTGCTTCAGAATACCGGGCCCGTCCTGCCACAAACCAGAGCCCATGCCTCCACCATTGGTGCACCCAGTCTTGTGTCCCTAACAGCCCCCATGCCGTCTGCTCTGACAGATGTGCCCACGTCCGCCCGTGGCAGCCCACCGTTCACGTAGATCGGAGTGGCATGCCACCAGTTGCAGCCAGTTGGGCTGTCTTCTCCAAGGAACCTAAGCAAGAAGAAATTGATCTGGCTGAACGCCAGCCTACTCTAGGAAACTGTGCTGTTTACTCTCTAGGTACAAGAGGCCTGGATTCCACAAGGCAACATGGGTGCTGCACCCCTTGTTTGCCAATGCACTATGCTGTTTACTCCTCACCGGTTTccgtgagccactccccaggggAAGGCAGCCACAGATTCTCTAATAATGTCCCCCCAGTTCTTCTTGCTGTGCATTCTAAGGAACACGACTGCCCACCGTATGTGGAAGAGCTAGCTCAAATTGACCGGAGTCCCACACCTTCTGTCCCAGCCAGTTGCTGGGCCTTCTCAGGAGACTAGAGTTTGTGGTCTGAAAAGAGGGATGGGTTCACAAATAGGTGTCAGATCTCTTGTTTGGTTCCGTCTTTTCATCCTTCCTTCCCGTCTTATGTGACCTTGGAGGAGTTCTACATCACGTTCCTCACAGAAACattcctggatgggtgggtggagaatTTCTGCAACGGAACCCTATCACTTCTTGCAATAAAGACGAGGGGCTGGCAAAACTATGCTCTAGTGGTGTTCCTTGATCCTAGCTAGTGCCCTCCTGTATCCCAAAATAAAAAACCACATTATACCTTTTAAGACAAATCAAAATTAACAAAACACCGCGTGAAAACATCCAGATGTCCCAGAATTCTTCAACAGGCTATTTGTTTTAAAAGGGGAGGAGGACTCTTCCCAGGTCATGCCTTCTTTGATCAGCATCCTATGGGCAATTCATTGCTGGGGTCAGGCGCTGTTCAATGTTCCACCCCACAAAATGAATCAGTATGAATGTTAGAACTAGGTTTGGCCTTTTGAAGGGCCTGCGTGTACAATTTGCCAGGAGAACAACATTTGATTGACTATTTGGTTGTCTTCAAGGTGGTGGGCTTCCATTTTTGTTGGCGTCTTATTCCCATCATGTCATGAGTACAACCTGAGAGCAGCCGCACCCTGTGCCCACTGAAATCATCGAAGCATCCCATCCAGGAGGCCGAGAAAGACACATTGTGCTCATGGGCTGAATTATTCATCTCTCCTCGCCCTCTCTTGTTACTTAAGACCCAGCCAGGTGAAAGTTATTGTGTAATTATTTTGGTCTGTCTTAATAGACGTTACTATGGAGTTTTTGCTTCTGAATTTTACCACCTACCTGTTTACCCCAGTTCTACCCTGAGGAACTGTAGGTGAACCCAGGTGTTTTCTTTTAAGGATATGCCAACACTACTTTTGTTTACTATATTAAACAGCATTTTGGTTTGAAGGGTTGCAATCTCCCCTTGTAGCAGGGGAAAGAGCTCTATGAGTGAGGGTGATTCACCTCCAGGTATTGGGCTGGAATACATGAGCACTGTGAAGTCGCaggcctgctatggagaaagaaCTTGCAAGGTAAAATTCTAGAAAAACCCGTGAGTGCCATCCCATCCCATCTTTCCCACCTAAAGTCGCATGGCATGGGATGAGCTAGCAGTTTCTCCTTAGTCCTGACCCCTTTGCCTCTGGCAGGCAAGAAGCAACTGCAGCGGCTGACTGCGGGgtaggagggagggttgtgtgaatgCACAGAAGACCATTTGATGAACAGTgtttacaggtaagtgcaatcctgttttcatcttcatggtttctgtgcattcccacatgggaGATGAACAAGATGACTCACCGTAGGAGGTGGGAGTGGGCTAGGAGCAGAGGATTGACCAAAGTCCCACTGTAGCTTCCTTTGTGGTATCCACATCCTAACCCCACCCGCGGTGCCGcgagcgccacggactaaataaagccataagggcatagggggaggagttagggcgggctctgtccgggatgaggaagggtgccgattggccccttcctttgGACAGACCATCGACGGGGCCCTGGTGAAAAGGGAGCAACTcacacggctcacagttgctcccttgccggcggcctgacgcatcgggaggcgcctctcgccgcgtcaggccactggccagggagcccccccccagctgcgctgcgcgcggctgccaggggctcccttgcctagcgcccactgtattttgattacagtgGGCTTGAATACTAGTCCAGGGAATAATGTCGCTTGAAGGGATCCAGAGCGGACGACGTAGCTGCTTTGCAGATATCCTAAATAGGAAGACCAGCTGCAAAGGTTGCAGATGTCGAGTGGGCCCATGTTGAGTGTGCTGCCAAACATGAGGGGAGGTCTGACTTTACTGCAGCATATGCAAGTTGAGTAGCGGAAACAATCCAATGGGATATTGTTTGTGAGGAAGCCTTATGCCCCTTATTGGCGTTGTGAAAGTAAATGAAAAAGTGGTTATCCTTACAAAAGGATTTGACTCTAAATAAGCGAGAATTGTCCTTCTAAtatctaacgcaggggtagtcaaaactgcggccctccagatgtccatggactacaattcccatgagtccctgccagcgaatgctggcaggggctcatgggaattgtagtccatggacatctggaggaccgcagtttgactacctctgatctagtgtGTGTCATTGTCTCTGAAAGTTTGTTTGACGGGTTGGAAAAAAACAAGGGCAATAGAAATTGTGCCAAATGAACTGTTTGTATACATCCttactgtatgttttattctgtattgctgtattttaggatgttttaaattctggttttaacAGGTATATCACATTATCTTATGCTTGTGTCTATGACTTTAATAAAGAGTCCCTCTCACTGGAACGGCTACACTCTGCCTGAGGGGAAATGTTGAAACCACCTTGGGGAGGAAGGTCATGCTACGTCTCAGCAAAATCTTCTCTTTAAAGACCTGCATAAATGGAGGTAGAACACATAGCGCAGAAAACTTGCTGACATTATGGTTGCTAAAAAGGCTGTCTTGTAGGTTAAGAACGACAAATCCGCCATTGCTAATGGTTCTAAAGTTTCATGCAGTAGCTTTGATAATACCAGACAGACTCCATTGGGGAGCAATTGCAGATATAGGGGGGTACACATTCTTTATTCCCTTCAAAAAAACGTTTTAGACAACTGAGGCGGAAAAAAACAAGAGCATTCGCAATGTGAACATGAAAAGGGGAAATTGCCCCTGAATGAACTTTAATCAACGCATTTGATAAACCAGCATCCTTCAAAGAAATAAAGTATGTTAAAACCTGCAAAACATCACAAAGAGTTGTGGTGGTCCTGCTGGGCCATCTTGCCCCTCACACTGAGGGGATTTTTTAAAGAGCCATTTCAAAAAGATTTCCAAATAGATTTCCAAAGAATAGTCAGCCCAATAATCAGTTTTGGAAAGCTCAAGAACTTGTGAAAGTACTCACTGCGCTCAGAAGCGTGTCCTTTCTCCTCAGCGGCAAAGAAAAGCCTGAGGGGAGAATGCTAGCTCCCCCCATCCCATGTGAATTTAGACAGGCAGGCCCCTCCGTGATGGGAGGGGCTGGCATCTGGGGAGTTCTTCTAGAAGTTTAGCTTGCAAGCTTTTTCACCTCAGCAGGCCTGTGCCTTTGCGCTacccatgtgggaatgcacagaagccatgaagatgaatgggagttgattccccactcctccaaatgcagccagctgggtgaccttgggccagtcgccgttccctcagagctttctcagccccaa
The nucleotide sequence above comes from Paroedura picta isolate Pp20150507F chromosome 4, Ppicta_v3.0, whole genome shotgun sequence. Encoded proteins:
- the MYOC gene encoding myocilin, whose amino-acid sequence is MEVLPICLLSVWVVWGALGSTVHLHKTNDQEGRCIYSFTVPSVNEASCPSQGETANALQALQQESHAQRVELESARARLNLLENLVDQLHGSQAARGPSLSVMGLLRREVDSLKREQAQRDSQVSKLEATIGNLLQDKSGLEESKRQLKEEKEELVRRLESSIQEVAQLRASWGPQAGEAPSRDSLQGSPEVSKWDVENLDYQEMKSELTEVPASHLSPEDPPPSPSLPGTGAADTECGTLVWIGEPVTLRKAESIAGKYGVWMKDPEPVTPYTHETTWRVDTVGTDIRQVFEYENTDQFTKGYPSKVHVLPRSMESTGAVVYRGCLYFQRRKSRILAKYNLKTEVIEVQKELLLAGYHGQFPYSWGGYTDIDLAIDERGLWAAYSTPEARGAIVLSKLEPETLEIEQTWETNIRKQSVANSFMICGSLYTISSYSAPEASVNFVYHTSTGTSSPLNIRFENRYRYSSMVDYNAAERKLLAWDNFNMVAYDVKLSKM